A genomic window from Triticum aestivum cultivar Chinese Spring unplaced genomic scaffold, IWGSC CS RefSeq v2.1 scaffold27977, whole genome shotgun sequence includes:
- the LOC123172960 gene encoding syntaxin-51, protein MASSADPWVREYGEAARLADDVAAMVADRAALPQSGPEVMRHTSAIRRKITILGTRLDSLEGMLARLPPKSITDKELNKHRDTLSNLKSRAKQMAESFNMSTFANREDLLGQSKKAADDMNRVAGLDNQGIVGLQRQIMKEQDEGLEKLEQTVLSTKHIALAVNEELDLHARLIDDLDDHVDGTNSRLQRVQKRLAVLNKRAKGGCSCMSLLLSTVGIVMLVVIVWLLIKYL, encoded by the exons ATGGCGTCGTCCGCGGATCCGTGGGTGCGGGAGTACGGCGAGGCGGCGCGCCTGGCGGACGACGTCGCCGCCATGGTCGCCGACCGGGCGGCGCTCCCGCAGTCCGGCCCGGAGGTCATGCGCCACACCTCCGCCATTCGCCGGAAGATCACCATCCTCGGGACCAGGCTGGACAGCCTCGAGGGGATGCTCGCCAGGCTTCCCCCCAAATCCAT CACGGACAAGGAGCTGAATAAGCACCGAGACACGCTTTCAAATTTGAAATCTAGAGCAAAACAGATGGCAGAAAGTTTCAACATGTCGACCTTTGCCAACAG GGAGGATTTGCTTGGTCAGAGCAAGAAAGCTGCTGATGACATGAACAGAGTAGCCGGGTTGGATAACCAAGGGATTGTTGGCCTTCAGAGGCAAATCATGAAAG AACAAGATGAGGGTCTTGAGAAGCTGGAACAGACCGTGCTGAGCACAAAACATATTGCGTTAGCAGTCAATGAGGAACTTGACCTGCACGCAAGACTGATT GATGACCTAGATGATCATGTGGATGGTACAAACTCGCGCCTTCAG CGTGTGCAAAAGAGGCTTGCGGTTCTGAACAAGCGCGCCAAGGGCGGCTGCTCCTGCATGTCCCTGCTGCTGTCCACCGTCGGTATAGTGATGCTTGTGGTTATTGTCTGGCTCCTCATCAAGTATCTGTAA
- the LOC123172965 gene encoding RING-H2 finger protein ATL5, which translates to MGVGDGARASTNGPPPLPCVGVVVVPGVRTEQMGDPSSYVVAGKLLVAAAGALAGVLLALVALHAYTGTRRRRSRDRLRLRHSLHAISDGAVHGGVAVAPSPRGLDPAVLRALPVAAAGDGAGNCAVCLAGLERGEEARALPRCGHRFHVGCIDAWFRGNSTCPLCRADVEAPDDDAEAEVRVDVETGDAAVKGGAPVMKRLSSGTDLDKTRRAFACTRSASF; encoded by the coding sequence ATGGGCGTCGGCGACGGCGCACGCGCCAGCACCAATGGCCCGCCGCCGCTCCCATGCGTCGGCGTTGTAGTGGTCCCCGGGGTGCGCACCGAACAGATGGGGGATCCGTCGAGCTACGTCGTCGCCGGCAAGCTCCTGGTCGCCGCGGCCGGGGCGCTCGCGGGCGTCCTCCTGGCCCTCGTCGCGCTGCACGCGTACACCGGcacccggcgccggcgctcgcgcGACCGCCTCCGTCTCCGCCACAGCCTGCATGCCATCTCCGACGGCGCCGTCCACGGCGGCGTGGCGGTGGCGCCTTCGCCGCGGGGGCTGGACCCCGCGGTGCTCCGCGCGCTCCCCGTGGCCGCCGCGGGCGACGGGGCCGGGAACTGCGCGGTGTGCCTCGCGGGGCTCGAGCGCGGCGAGGAGGCGCGCGCGCTGCCGCGGTGCGGCCACCGGTTCCACGTGGGGTGCATCGACGCGTGGTTCCGCGGGAACTCCACGTGCCCGCTGTGCCGCGCGGACGTCGAGGCGCCGGACGACGATGCCGAGGCTGAGGTGCGCGTAGACGTGGAGACGGGGGACGCCGCGGTCAAGGGCGGTGCGCCGGTGATGAAGAGGCTGTCGAGCGGCACGGATCTTGACAAGACGAGGCGGGCCTTTGCGTGCACCCGATCTGCGTCCTTCTGA
- the LOC123172966 gene encoding histone H4 → MSGRGKGGKGLGKGGAKRHRKVLRDNIQGITKPAIRRLARRGGVKRISGLIYEETRGVLKIFLENVIRDAVTYTEHARRKTVTAMDVVYALKRQGRTLYGFGG, encoded by the coding sequence ATGTCGGGCCGCGGCAAGGGAGGGAAGGGGCTCGGCAAGGGCGGCGCCAAGCGCCACCGGAAGGTGCTGCGCGACAACATCCagggcatcaccaagccggcgatcCGGCGGCTGGCGCGGAGGGGCGGCGTGAAGCGCATCTCGgggctcatctacgaggagacccgcggcgtgcTCAAGATCTTCCTGGAGAACGTCATCCGCGACGCCGTCACCTACACCGAGCACGCCCGCCGCAAGACCGTCACCGCCATGGACGTCGTCTACGCGCTCAAGCGCCAGGGACGCACCCTCTACGGATTCGGCGGCTAG